Part of the Oerskovia paurometabola genome is shown below.
CGTCTCCATCCTGGATCATCTCCTGCTGAAGGATACTCACAGGACTGACGTGGTAATCGCAAATTTGAGATCTTGGGGGCCAGAAGAGCTCGCTTTTCTCGACATCTACTTCGCCTCAGGCGCAGCGACGCACGAACTGGTCGCCGAACTGGTGCCGTACGTCAGAAACCTGTTCGTCTACCTGGTGGAACGCGCCCCGGTTGAGCGTCAGGAAAAAGCCCGCCTGATCGATGTAGCGTCGGTCCACCGCAAAGAATACAAAACGTATCACTTGAGTCCCTTGCTGTCGCAGTTCGTCGAGGACAATTATCTTGAAATGCCGTCCCTCACCTCAGATGAGAACGGCTCGGCAGCCCGCACGGTGCAGTTCATTGCAAGGCTCAAGATCGAGCTCGACGACGTTTCGAAACTGTCTGATGCGGCATGTGAAGCACTCTCGGACACCCGGGCATACCGACTGACCCGGTCAAACCTCGTGCGCCTCACAGGTACCGAGAACATCGCACTCGACGTCATCAAGCAGGCGTCCGAACGGGTCTACAGGACTGCCATAGCTAAGCCTGACGAGTACGTCCAGGCGCACTCAGAGTCTGCGTCGACGCCCTACACGATCGAGGACCCCGGATTGACAGTCGAGATCCTTAAGGAGACTGGTTCCTGGGACGAGAGTACACACGGATGGCTCGTCGAGGGCGCGCACCCTGACGGGAGGATTCCTTCGCTCACCGAGGTTCCGCCAGGAGCATGGCCCGCCCTCGTGAGGTCGCTTCGTGCACCGGCAACTTTCGACAATGTTGCCGCGTACGTCGATCAACGGGGCGCCGTCGACCTTCCGCTAGCGACTCTCTTGGGCTCGGTAGACCAGATCAGGGACCTTCCCGACGACCAGAGTGCCCGTGCGGACCTGGCCGTCGACATCCTGCGGGGAACCGTCGTCGAGTTGGGGCACAGGGTCAGCCTGGCCCTTGCACTTGAGCCCGGGAAGATTGCGACCACATCGATCGAGCCGGAGCCGGGCGAATTCGTCGGCCGACTCCTCGAGGCTGGTTTGATCGAGGACGACGAAGACGCCTTCGACTCCCGGCTCATGGTCGACTGGGCGACTCAGGAGTATGCAATCGGGAAGTCCCAGGAGTATGGCCTGTTCGTCGGTCCCGAGACGCTGCCCGTCGCCCACATCGCCCCGCTGATGCGAAGCGCGACGATGGAGCGGGAAATCCAGGCCGATGTAGCCGCGAGGCTCGACGAGTTCGCCAGCGTGCCCGTAGACGCGTTCGAGGCGGTAGCTGCGGCAGCGCTCGACCGGCGTATCGTCCTCGACGCGCCGGGCATCGAGACGGTGTTGGTCGGCGGGGCTCGAAGGACCAGCGTCGTTGCACTCCTTGCCATGGCCGACGATGCCTTGCCAATCGAAGACCTCCGGAGCATCCTTCGGAGGCTCGGTGATCCGTACTCAGTCATCGCCGACCCTGGGCCGCAGTGGCGCCAGCTGGCTGACAATCCCACCCACCGGGCACTCCTAGAGCGTCTACAAGGTGCGGGGGTGGTCTCGAGCTTCAAGAGCAAGGGCGGTAGCATCCGGGTCAACCTCAGGAAGGCGTAGTCGGAGCTTCTGGGTAGCGCGGGCGTGCGTCAGAGGTTCGGCGGCAATAGTGGGATCGTGCTACCGGGCAGCAGTTCCTCGTGGGTCTCCCACTGGGCGATCGTGAGTCCCATGCGAGAAGAACACGTGCCCGGACCAGCAGCTTCCCCCACGCCAGAAGCCGCCAGCCCAGCACAACGGGACGAATCACAGCGCTCTCAGCAAGGATGCTGAGGATTCCGCCACCTTTGTGAGAATCGGGCTACGACACGCTATTGCGAACCTGCCGGTCACAGCCCCGGGCCTCCGTCAGGTACCGCGAGAACCTACAGTCACGCCGCTCGCTGCTCGATCACACCAGCTCGACGGCGTCCGCCTGAGGTCCCCGGTCGCTCTGGCGCACCTTGTACCGGACCCGGTCGCCCTCTTCCAGGACCTCGTCGCCGCGCACGACCGACACGTGCACGAACAGGTCCAGGCCCCCGTCGTCGGGGGTGATGAAGCCGAAGCCGCGCTCCTCGTCGTAGCGCGCAACGGTGCCCTCGCCTCCGCGCACGGGGCCACCGGATGCCGCGGGACGGCCCGGCCGACCACGGTCCACGGCGCCACGCCCGCCCCCGGAGCCGCGGGCGAGCTGCACATTGCGGGCGTTCGGCCCCTTGTCACCGTCGACGACGTCGTACGTCACGCGGTCGCCCTCGGAGAGCTCGGTCATCCCCGAGCCGAGAGCACTCACGTGGACGAACACGTCGCCGCCACCCGAGTCGGGGGCGACGAACCCGAAGCCCTTGACGTCGTCGTACCAGGACACCGTGCCGTCCGCGCCGTCCGAGGCCGGCCGCGCGGCCTCGGCCCTGAGCGGGAGCAGGTGGTCGGCCTGCGGCCCCTTCTCACCGTCGACGACGAGGAACGCCACCCGCTGGCCCTCCGTGATCACCCCGCCCCCGACGATCGCCGAGCTGTGCACGAAGATCTCGGTGCGGTCGTCGTCGGGCGTGACGAACCCGTATCCCTTGGTCGGCTCGTACCAGTTGACCGTGCCGAGCACGCCCACGGGCGCGTCGGCGGCACGGTCGCCCGTGACACGGACGCGGCGCGCCTGCGGGCCACGGTCTCCCTCGCCCATCTCGAACTCGACCGTCTGCCCCTCGCGGAGCAGCTTGGGTCCGTCGTCACCGAGGATCTCGGACGCGTGGACGAACAGGTCCTCGGCCTCGTTCCCGAGGTCGATGAAACCGAACCCTCGGTCGGCGTCGAACCATCGGACAGTTCCCTGGACCACGAAGACTCCTTCAACTCGGCAGACAGTGCTGTCTCCCATTGTCCCCCGGCAGGACCGCAGACCGGTCGGTCCGGCCGCCGTTCGCACAGGCGACCTGCCGCGTGGCCTCCTTGACCCTCGACCGGCTCGAGGCACCAGCGTGGCGGCATGGTCACGATCGACACCCCGCCGCGCACGCTCCCCCGCCGCTACCTCGCGTGGCTCGGCGGTGTCACCGTCTCCCGGCTCGGCGACGCCGTGCTCGCGTTCGCGCTCGGCTGGGCCGCCGCCGGGCTCGGCGGGACGACGGCAGCCCTCGTGCTCACCCTCGGCGGGTTGCCGCGCCTCGTCCTGCTGGTCGTGGGCGGCGCGGTCGCCGACCGTGTCGGGGCGCGGCGCATCCTGATCGCTGGCGAAGCCGCACTGCTCATACTGACCGCGGTCCTCGCGCTCGCGCTCGCGTGGTTCGGCACCCCGACCTGGCTGCTCCTCGCCGCGGCGCTCGCCCTCGGCACGGTCACCGCTTTCTGCCTGCCCGCGACGGGGTCGATGCCCCGACGCCTCGTCCCCGACGACCAGCTCACGCGCGCGCTCGCGCTGCGCCAGGGCCTGGTCCAGGTGGTGCTCCTGACCGCAGCACCCCTGAGCGGCCTGCTCGTGGGTACCGCGGGGCTTCCCGTCATCGCGTGGGGCACCACGGTGACGTTCGCTGTATCGCTGTGCGTCCTCGTCGCCGTCCGGGAGATGTCCGGTCCAGCGGCCGACGCCGCTCCCACCGGGGCGATGGCCGCGCGGCTCGGCCTGGTCGACGGCTTCCGCGTCGTCGCCCGCACCCCCGGACTGCGCAGCGCGCTCGCACTCACCGGGGCCGGTGCGGCCCTGATCCTGCCCGTCCCGTCGCTCCTCGTGCCGCTCCTCGGCCGGGCGTCCCGCTGGGGACCTGGGACGACGGGCGCCGTCGCCGCGATGGTCGGCGTCGGGGTGGTCTGCGCGGCGATTCTCGCCCTGCGCCGTCGGCCGGCGTCCGCCGCCACCGGGCTCGCCGTGAGCGCGGGTGGGGCGCTCCTGATGGCGGTCGGGACGCTGCCCATGGTGGTCACGGTGCTCGGCGCCCTGGTCTTCGGGTTCGGGAACGGGACGTTCGTCGCACGGGTGGCGCCGCTCGTCCTCGGCAGCGCGCCACGGACGCACCTCGCGCGCGTCCAGGCACTGGTCGGGCTCGCCCAGCTCGTGCCCGTGATGGTCACGAACGCGGTTCTCGGTGCGTTGGCCGAGCACGCGTCGCCGCACTGGGCGCTGGGCGTGACGGCAGCAGGCCTTGGGGCCTGCGCGATCTGGGCCCGCCGCCTGGTTTGACCCTCGTGCGGGTCGAGGGTCCACAGTGTCCGCATGCCCGACGACCTGCTCAGCATCGGTGCCCTCTCCCGCGCCGGCGGCCTGCCCGTGACGGCGCTCCGGTTCTACGACGCGGCCGGCGTGCTCCGGCCGGCGTACGTCGACCCCGCGACCGGGTACCGCTGGTACACCTCGGGCCAGGTCGACACGGCTCGGCTGGTCGCGAGCCTGCGCCAAGCCGGCCTCCCGGTGTCCGAACTGGTCACCGTCCTCGCGGCTCCCCGCGAGGCCGTGGCCGCGCTGGCGCGCCACCGTCGCCGTCTCGAGGAGGACCTGGCCGCGGCCTGTGCGCATCTCGACGCTGCAGCGGACCTCCTCGCGCAGCCCGGCCGCTGCACGGTCGCCTCCAAGGACCTCGTCGCGGCGGTCGCTGCGGTGCGGCACGCGGTCGGCGCCGACCCCGCCTGGCCCGGCCTCGCCGGCGTCCTGCTCCACCTCGACGGGGACGCGCTCCGCCTCGTCGGCTGCGACCGATCCCGCCTCGCCGTCGCGACGGTGCGCGTGCAGCGGGTGTCGGGCCCGCCCGTCCGGGTCGTCGCGCCACTCGCATTCTTGGACGGGCTCGCTGCCACGCCGCCCGACGTCGGGCCGGTCACCCTGGGCAGGGACGTCCTGGAGGTCCTCGGGGCGCAGAGCGCTCCTCTCGACGCGACGTACCCCGACTACGAGCGGCTCGTGCGATCGGACACGTCCCCGCGCACGACGGTCACGTCCGACGACCTGCTCCGGACGGTCGCGGAAGCGGACGACGTCGTCGCCGTTCGGCTGGACGGCGCCCGGGTGAAGATCTCCCCTCCGGGGCCGCCGGGCACGCTCGGGTTCTCGCGGAGCTTCCTGCTCGACAGCGTCCGCGCGGCCCGCGCCGAGCACGTCGCGCTAGCCCTCGACGACCGGTCGGCCCTCAGCGTCCGTGCCGCCGACCGACCGGACGACGTGCACGTGCTGATGCCGATCCGCCTGGGCCGCTGACGCTTCCGCGGACCGGTCCTGCCTCCGCGCCGCCTCCGCCACCTTCCGGGCGAGGTCCGGCCAGAGCGGGGCGAAGCACCCGACCCAGGGAGCGGGCATCCGCCCTGCCGCGCGGTGCGCCTCCACCTCGGCCCACGTGACCCAGGTGGCGTCGTCGACCTCGGCCGGGTCGAGGTCCAGCCGTGGGCGCCCGGGCACGGCCGCGACGTGGACATCGAGGAACGACACGCCTGCGACGCCCCGTCCCACCCGCTCGAGCGCGCCCTCGTCAAGGACGAGCCCCGTCTCCTCGCGCACCTCGCGCACGGCTGCCTGTGCGCCGGTCTCGCCCGCGAGCACGCTGCCGCCGGGGATCTCCCACAGGAACGGGAAGGTCTTGGTCGCGGCGCGGCGGGTCAGCAGGACCAGCCCGTCGGACCGCACGACGCACGTCGCCACCATGAGGTGGAAGCGGCCCGGCGGCCATCCCGGATCGCCCCGGCGGTGGACCTCCCCGGTCGGGCTGCCCTGGTCGTCGAGCAGGTCCCAGGTCTCCGCGTCAGCCATCCAGGCATCCTCGCAGCCGCGCGGGCCCCGCTCCAGGCCTGCCCGACGGCGGATCGGGTCGCCGACGCCCGACGCCTCAGTACGAGAGGCGTCCTCAACGCCCCTGCGCCGCCAGGTCGAGCACCCGTCCCGCAGTCGCCGTGTACGCGTCGTAGACGCCGGACGGCAGCTCGTTGAACCAGTCCGTCGCGATCCGGAACACCAGCGCGCGCACGAGCTGCTGCGCGAAGCCCTCCCCCGGGTCGATGGTCTCCAGCAGCGACTGCGGGGCCCCCTCGAAGCAGACCGCGTCGACCGCGACGATCGCCACCGAGTACCGCACCGGCCGCCAGTACAGCGTCAGGTCGATCACCGCTGGCGGCAGGTCGTCGTCGAACAGCACGTTGCCCGTGAGGTCGCCGTGGACGAGCGTCGACGCGTCCGTGACCACCCGCCGGGCGGCGAGCAGCGCAGGGAGGTGCGGGACGTCGTCGGGCACCTGCACCGCACCCTCGCCCCAGGCGAGCCGGTCCGCCCGGGCCCAGGCATGCGTCCGCTCGTCGAGGAACGCGGGCCGAGCGGCGCCGTCGAACACCTGGGCGAAGCGGTGCGCCACGTCGGCGATCCGGGCCCACCTGCCCGCGACGTGCTCGCCCGGGAGGACCGGGAACGCCGTCCAGCCGTCGACGACGAGGTCGCCCGACCGGCTCGCGAGCGGCAGGCTCAGCCGGAGATCGCCCCCGCCGGACGGCGCGTGGTCCCGCAGCCAGCCGAGCTCGGCCGGGAGCACGTCGAGCGGCTTGAGCACCGTGTCCCCGACGCGCCAGGCCCTGCCGCGTCCGCCGTCGAGCCTCGTCACCGGCCCGACGGCGCCGAACTCTTCGAGGACACGTCTGGGTGGGTGCACCGGCCGAGCCTACCCAGCGGCCGCGAGCGCCTCGCCGTGCGAGTCGTCCCGTGTGCACGTAATGTCCGGGAACTCGCGCGGCGTCCAGCCCGGCCGCCCCGCGCCGACCCCCGCCTGGAGGCCCTGTGTACCCGTTCGTCCACCGCTACGAGCTCGACACCTCGCGACCGACCGGCCGAGAGGTCGCCCGCGATCTCGCGTTGCGGGCGTTCCTGCCGGGTGCCGCCCTGTGGGTAGCGATCGTGGGGCTGGGATTCCTCATCAAGGGCCCGCTCGAGAACCTGCCGGGTGAGGACGGGGTCAACCAGGCCCTCGTCGACCTGCGGACCCCGTTCCTCGACACCGTCACCGAGATGCTGTCCGCGATCGGGATGACCGAGTTCATCATCGGGGCGTGCGTGCTCGCGGTCGCGCTCATCTGGTGGCGGACCAGGCAGTGGTGGTTCGCCCTGGTCCCCGCGCTCGCGGTGTCGCTCCAGGCCCTGATCTTCCTCACGTCGTCGATCGTCGTGGGTCGCACGCGGCCCGAGGTCGACATGCTCGACCACGCCCCGCCCACGTCGAGCTTCCCGAGCGGGCACACCGGCGCGTCCACGGCGTTCTACCTGACGCTCGCACTCCTCGCGCAGCGCGTGCAGAACCCCGCGCTCCGGGTCGCGCTCACGGTCCTCGCGGTGCTGGTGCCGTTCGCGGTCGGCTTCGCGCGGCTCTACCGCGGCATGCACTCGCTGACCGACGTCCTCGCAGGGCTCGTCAACGGCGTCGTGTGCGCAGTCCTCGCATGGGGCTACCTGCGCCGCGACACGTCGCGGGTCCGCGCCTGACGGCGGCAGTCGTCGCGGGCCGAGCGTCAGCAGGTGCCGGTCACCCTCGGCGTCCGCCGGTCGCCCTCGGCGGGTCCGTCGGTCACCGTCACCCCGCGACCGGCTCCACGCGCACGATCTGCGTGCGCGCGACCACCCGGTCCCGGACGTCCGCGAGCACCACGCGGGCGGGGTCGGCCATGTACGCGGCGAGCGCGCCGTCGTCGGGCATCTCGATGACCTGCACCTCGGCGGGGAGCGCAGAGTCCTCACCGGGCACGCTCCTCACCCGTGAGGCGACCCGGCCGCCGTGGACGGGGACGAGCGCGAGGACCTCGTCCTCGTAGCGCGCGAGGGGTTCGACCTGGCCGTCGACGGCCCAGAGCAGGACGCAGAGCGTGAGTGGCACGCGCCCACGCTACCGGTGCCGAGCATGCGTCTGGCGCTCCTCGAGCATGCGGTCGGCGTCGCGAAGGACGGTCATCGCGACGCCAACCGCATGCTCGGCACCGGGAGGGCACCGGAGAACTACCCCTCCGCGATCCGCTTGATCGCGGCGAGGCGACGGTCCCACTCGGCGCCGATCGCGTCGAGCGCACGGGCGGTCTCGCCCAGGCGGGACCCGATCGCGCGGTAGCGGACCTCGCGCCCGACGCGCACGGGCTCGACCAGCCCGGCCTCGGCGAGCACGGTCAGGTGCTTGGCGATCGCCTGCCGCGTCACGGGCAGCACGGTCGCGAGCGCGGACGCCGACAGGTCCGCGCGCCCCAGCTCCTGGAGGATCTGCCACCTCGTGTCGTCGGCGAGCGCCGCGAACACGGGGGCCAGCGTCTCGGTGCTCACGCCGCGGGGCCGTCTGCGGGGCGCACGACGTCCTCGACGGGCGCCCCCGCCGGGAAGCCCGGCCCCTCGACGAACGCGACGAGCTCGTCGAGCTCGCTGGTCCATCCCGAGCGGTTGTCGGCCATCGCGCGCTGGGCACCGTCCCCGAGACGCTCGAAACCGGACTCGACGACGGCGAGCACGGTGCCCTCGCCCTCGGGGGTCAGCGTGAACCGGACGAGGGTCGCGTTGTCGGGGCGCAGCTCGGCGCCGGCCTGGTTGGTCCAGGTGAAGGCGAAGACCGAGGGCTCGTCGTACTCCTCGATGCGGACGGCGAACTGCCCGTACCCGTCGAAGCCGAACGTGCCCTCGCCGCCCACCCGCAGGTCGGGCAGGTGGGCCTCCTGGCCGAACCATCGGGCGATCAGGTCGTCGCGCGTGAGCGCGGCCCACACCGTCGACGGTGCGGCGTGGACGAGCAGGGTGCGGGTCACCTGGAACGCCTCGGTGTCGATCGAGGCCTGCTGGTCGGTGGTCGTCATGGTCGTTCCTCTCTCGGGTCTTGGCGGGCTACATGTGCAACTTTAGGGTTGCACTGAACACGGGCGTGCGCAACCCTTCGGTTGCAGTCAGCTCGCCGGGACGCCCGCGCCCGCGACAGCGCCAGGTCACGCCCCGACAACGAAGATCCGCTCGCCGAGCCGCCGGGGTACGCGGGACGTACAGTCGGCAGATGGGCCAGTCCACACGACCCCGTCAGCAGACCTCCGCCGTCAAGGCGCTCGCGCTCCTGATGGCCTTCCTGCTCGTGTCGGCCGTGGGGGGCGTCCTCGCGGCCGGCCTCCTGCTGCCCCTCGCCGCAGGGGCGAACGCCGCGGCCGAGGACGTCACCCAGATGTTCGACGAGCTGCCCGACGAGCTCGAACCCGGCCCCCTGGCCGAGAAGTCCAGCGTCTTCGCCAGCGACGGGACCACCCTCCTCGCGACGTTCTACACCGAGAACCGCATCGTGGTCCCCCTGGACCAGGTCTCCCAGCCGATGAAGGACGCGGTCGTCGCGATCGAGGACCACCGCTTCTACGAGCACGGCGGCATCGACCCCGAAGGGGTGACCCGCGCCGCGGTCAACAACTTCACGGGCGGCGACACCCAGGGTGGGTCCAGCCTCACCCAGCAGTACGTCAAGAACGTCCTGATCGAGCAGGCCGTGCGCGACGACGACCCGGTGGCGATGCGCGCGGCCCGCGACGACACGCTGGGCCGCAAGGCTCGCGAGGCCAAGCTCGCGATCTCGCTCGAGACCGTCATGACCAAGGAGGAGATCCTCCAGGGCTACCTCAACATCGCCCAGTTCGGCATCCGGGTCTACGGCGTCGAGACCGCATCCCTGCACTACTTCGGCAAGCACGCGTCCGAGCTCAGCGTCGTCGAGGCGGCGACCATCGCAGGCGTCACCAACGCCCCCACCAAGTACGACCCGGTGACCAACCCCGTCGACTCCGAGAAGCGCCGCAACCGGGTGCTGCTCAAGATGTTGGAGCAGGGCTACATCACGCAGCAGCAGCACGACGAAGCCGTCGCGACCCCGCTGCCCGCGACTCTCCACGTGCAGCCCATCTCGGGCGGGTGCCAGACCGCGGGCGGGGCGGCGTTCTTCTGCGACTACGTCACCAAGGTCATCACGTCCGACCCCGCGTTCGGGGAGACCAAGGCCGACCGGCGGGCTCTTCTCTACCGCGGCGGCCTCGACATCACCACGACGCTCGACCCCCGCATGCAGCAGGCCGCCGAGGCGAACATCTCGGCCGCGGTCCCGCCCTCGGACCCCAGCGGCCTCGAGGACGCTCTCGTGACGGTCGAGCCGGGCAGCGGGAAGATCCTCGCGATGGCTCAGAACCGGCCCTACGACGTCTCCAGGGAACCTGCGCCCGGCACCACCGCCGTCAACTACAGCTCCGACCAGCTCCACGGCTCCTCGAGCGGGTTCTCCCCCGGATCCACGTGGAAGGTGTTCACGCTCGCCGAGTGGCTCCGCTCGGGCCGCACGCTCAACGACACCGTGAACGCGAACAAGCGGTCGTTCGTCCCGACCCGCGACTTCCACGCCTCGTGCGCCCGGCTCGACCGCATCCCGTGGTCTCCGGGCAACTCGGACGGCTCGACCGACCAGGGGTCGATCCCGGTCCTGCGCGCCACGTTCAACTCCGTCAACACCGCCTACGCGTCGATGGAGTCCCAGCTCGACCTGTGCGCGGTCCGCGACATGGCGTGGACCGCTGGGCTGCGCCCCTCCCGCACCGCCGAGATCACGGGCGACGCGTCGTCGATCCACGTCATGCCGACCATGACGATCGGCACCCAGAACTCCTCCCCCCTGCAGATGGCCGCCGCCTACGCGACGTTCGCGAGCGGCGGCACGTACTGCGACCCCATCGCGATCACCCGCGTCGTCGGGGCCGACGGAGCCGACCTGCCCGTGCCGTCCGCGAACTGCCGCCCCGAAGCCGTGGACCCCCGGATCGCGAACACCGTCACGTTCGCCCTGGAGAACGTCATGACGCAGGGCACCGCCAAGAAGTCCCAGCTCTCCCGGC
Proteins encoded:
- a CDS encoding ArsR/SmtB family transcription factor — its product is MSTETLAPVFAALADDTRWQILQELGRADLSASALATVLPVTRQAIAKHLTVLAEAGLVEPVRVGREVRYRAIGSRLGETARALDAIGAEWDRRLAAIKRIAEG
- a CDS encoding TIGR02569 family protein; this translates as MHPPRRVLEEFGAVGPVTRLDGGRGRAWRVGDTVLKPLDVLPAELGWLRDHAPSGGGDLRLSLPLASRSGDLVVDGWTAFPVLPGEHVAGRWARIADVAHRFAQVFDGAARPAFLDERTHAWARADRLAWGEGAVQVPDDVPHLPALLAARRVVTDASTLVHGDLTGNVLFDDDLPPAVIDLTLYWRPVRYSVAIVAVDAVCFEGAPQSLLETIDPGEGFAQQLVRALVFRIATDWFNELPSGVYDAYTATAGRVLDLAAQGR
- a CDS encoding SRPBCC domain-containing protein — its product is MTTTDQQASIDTEAFQVTRTLLVHAAPSTVWAALTRDDLIARWFGQEAHLPDLRVGGEGTFGFDGYGQFAVRIEEYDEPSVFAFTWTNQAGAELRPDNATLVRFTLTPEGEGTVLAVVESGFERLGDGAQRAMADNRSGWTSELDELVAFVEGPGFPAGAPVEDVVRPADGPAA
- a CDS encoding transglycosylase domain-containing protein; translated protein: MGQSTRPRQQTSAVKALALLMAFLLVSAVGGVLAAGLLLPLAAGANAAAEDVTQMFDELPDELEPGPLAEKSSVFASDGTTLLATFYTENRIVVPLDQVSQPMKDAVVAIEDHRFYEHGGIDPEGVTRAAVNNFTGGDTQGGSSLTQQYVKNVLIEQAVRDDDPVAMRAARDDTLGRKAREAKLAISLETVMTKEEILQGYLNIAQFGIRVYGVETASLHYFGKHASELSVVEAATIAGVTNAPTKYDPVTNPVDSEKRRNRVLLKMLEQGYITQQQHDEAVATPLPATLHVQPISGGCQTAGGAAFFCDYVTKVITSDPAFGETKADRRALLYRGGLDITTTLDPRMQQAAEANISAAVPPSDPSGLEDALVTVEPGSGKILAMAQNRPYDVSREPAPGTTAVNYSSDQLHGSSSGFSPGSTWKVFTLAEWLRSGRTLNDTVNANKRSFVPTRDFHASCARLDRIPWSPGNSDGSTDQGSIPVLRATFNSVNTAYASMESQLDLCAVRDMAWTAGLRPSRTAEITGDASSIHVMPTMTIGTQNSSPLQMAAAYATFASGGTYCDPIAITRVVGADGADLPVPSANCRPEAVDPRIANTVTFALENVMTQGTAKKSQLSRPSAGKSGTANNNNHTWFIGYTPQLVTAVWIGNAENDVSMSYMKINGHYEKRWYGSTLAAPTWRSYMETALEGLPVVGFPGPDPAMLGQAPAPRPAERPEDDAPATPTDPAPPTDPAPPTDPAPPADPGVPPTP
- a CDS encoding NUDIX domain-containing protein, which codes for MADAETWDLLDDQGSPTGEVHRRGDPGWPPGRFHLMVATCVVRSDGLVLLTRRAATKTFPFLWEIPGGSVLAGETGAQAAVREVREETGLVLDEGALERVGRGVAGVSFLDVHVAAVPGRPRLDLDPAEVDDATWVTWAEVEAHRAAGRMPAPWVGCFAPLWPDLARKVAEAARRQDRSAEASAAQADRHQHVHVVRSVGGTDAEGRPVVEG
- a CDS encoding phosphatase PAP2 family protein translates to MYPFVHRYELDTSRPTGREVARDLALRAFLPGAALWVAIVGLGFLIKGPLENLPGEDGVNQALVDLRTPFLDTVTEMLSAIGMTEFIIGACVLAVALIWWRTRQWWFALVPALAVSLQALIFLTSSIVVGRTRPEVDMLDHAPPTSSFPSGHTGASTAFYLTLALLAQRVQNPALRVALTVLAVLVPFAVGFARLYRGMHSLTDVLAGLVNGVVCAVLAWGYLRRDTSRVRA
- a CDS encoding MFS transporter — protein: MVTIDTPPRTLPRRYLAWLGGVTVSRLGDAVLAFALGWAAAGLGGTTAALVLTLGGLPRLVLLVVGGAVADRVGARRILIAGEAALLILTAVLALALAWFGTPTWLLLAAALALGTVTAFCLPATGSMPRRLVPDDQLTRALALRQGLVQVVLLTAAPLSGLLVGTAGLPVIAWGTTVTFAVSLCVLVAVREMSGPAADAAPTGAMAARLGLVDGFRVVARTPGLRSALALTGAGAALILPVPSLLVPLLGRASRWGPGTTGAVAAMVGVGVVCAAILALRRRPASAATGLAVSAGGALLMAVGTLPMVVTVLGALVFGFGNGTFVARVAPLVLGSAPRTHLARVQALVGLAQLVPVMVTNAVLGALAEHASPHWALGVTAAGLGACAIWARRLV
- a CDS encoding cold-shock protein codes for the protein MVQGTVRWFDADRGFGFIDLGNEAEDLFVHASEILGDDGPKLLREGQTVEFEMGEGDRGPQARRVRVTGDRAADAPVGVLGTVNWYEPTKGYGFVTPDDDRTEIFVHSSAIVGGGVITEGQRVAFLVVDGEKGPQADHLLPLRAEAARPASDGADGTVSWYDDVKGFGFVAPDSGGGDVFVHVSALGSGMTELSEGDRVTYDVVDGDKGPNARNVQLARGSGGGRGAVDRGRPGRPAASGGPVRGGEGTVARYDEERGFGFITPDDGGLDLFVHVSVVRGDEVLEEGDRVRYKVRQSDRGPQADAVELV
- a CDS encoding DNA polymerase III subunit beta family protein, which codes for MPDDLLSIGALSRAGGLPVTALRFYDAAGVLRPAYVDPATGYRWYTSGQVDTARLVASLRQAGLPVSELVTVLAAPREAVAALARHRRRLEEDLAAACAHLDAAADLLAQPGRCTVASKDLVAAVAAVRHAVGADPAWPGLAGVLLHLDGDALRLVGCDRSRLAVATVRVQRVSGPPVRVVAPLAFLDGLAATPPDVGPVTLGRDVLEVLGAQSAPLDATYPDYERLVRSDTSPRTTVTSDDLLRTVAEADDVVAVRLDGARVKISPPGPPGTLGFSRSFLLDSVRAARAEHVALALDDRSALSVRAADRPDDVHVLMPIRLGR